The following proteins come from a genomic window of Parafrankia discariae:
- the rpoZ gene encoding DNA-directed RNA polymerase subunit omega, which yields MSGTVAQPEGITNPPIDELLEATDSKYSLVIYAAKRARQINAYYSQLGEGLLEYVGPLVETTSAQEKPLSIALREINSGLLTHETITDPLPPVS from the coding sequence GTGTCCGGTACTGTCGCCCAGCCCGAGGGCATCACGAACCCGCCGATCGACGAGCTGCTCGAGGCCACCGACTCGAAGTACAGCCTCGTCATCTACGCGGCGAAGCGGGCCCGCCAGATCAACGCCTACTACTCCCAGCTCGGCGAGGGCCTGCTGGAGTACGTCGGCCCGCTGGTGGAGACGACCAGCGCCCAGGAGAAGCCGCTGTCGATCGCGCTCCGCGAGATCAACTCCGGTCTGCTCACGCACGAGACGATCACCGACCCGCTGCCGCCGGTCTCCTGA
- the pyrF gene encoding orotidine-5'-phosphate decarboxylase, with protein sequence MTSSGAPRRWAPPAGRAPVAVALDAPDAATALGWARAVAPHVAVLKIGLELFYRAGPAIVTALRDEGLLAPARPAEPSAPARVVSSVTKGDAANGPGESDGHPAPELFLDLKLHDIPATVAGGMRSLATLGPRFVTVHAAGGAAMVRAAVDAGPDVHVTAVTVLTSLDDAALAAVGLSGPPSDAVRRLAVLAVEAGARALVCSPKEVSLVRAELGETVTLITPGVRPEGSERADQARVATPERALADGSDLLVIGRPITSAADRAVAAATIATRVTPLR encoded by the coding sequence GTGACCTCATCGGGCGCCCCCCGTCGGTGGGCGCCACCGGCGGGCCGCGCCCCGGTCGCGGTCGCGCTCGACGCCCCGGACGCTGCCACGGCGCTGGGCTGGGCCCGGGCGGTGGCGCCGCATGTGGCCGTGCTGAAGATCGGCCTGGAGCTCTTCTACCGGGCCGGGCCGGCGATCGTGACTGCGCTGCGTGACGAAGGGCTGCTGGCGCCGGCTCGGCCGGCGGAGCCCTCGGCGCCCGCTCGGGTGGTGAGTTCCGTCACGAAGGGTGACGCCGCGAACGGCCCGGGTGAGTCGGACGGCCACCCGGCACCCGAGCTCTTCCTCGATCTGAAACTCCATGACATCCCGGCGACCGTGGCCGGCGGGATGCGCTCGCTGGCCACGCTGGGACCCCGTTTCGTGACCGTGCACGCGGCCGGCGGCGCGGCGATGGTGCGGGCGGCGGTCGACGCCGGGCCCGATGTTCATGTAACCGCGGTCACGGTGTTGACGTCGTTGGACGACGCCGCGCTCGCCGCCGTCGGGCTGTCCGGACCCCCCTCGGACGCCGTCCGCAGGCTCGCGGTGCTCGCTGTCGAGGCCGGCGCGAGGGCGCTCGTCTGCAGCCCGAAAGAGGTCTCCTTGGTCCGTGCGGAGCTCGGTGAAACTGTGACTCTCATCACGCCTGGAGTGCGTCCGGAGGGGTCTGAGCGGGCTGACCAGGCCCGGGTCGCCACCCCGGAACGGGCCCTCGCCGACGGTTCGGACCTCCTTGTGATCGGCCGTCCGATCACCTCCGCGGCCGATCGGGCCGTGGCCGCCGCCACTATCGCCACCAGGGTTACTCCACTCCGGTAG
- the carB gene encoding carbamoyl-phosphate synthase large subunit: MPRREDLRSVLVIGSGPIVIGQACEFDYSGTQACRVLRAEGLRVILVNSNPATIMTDPEIADATYVEPITPDIVTKIIERERPDAILATMGGQTALNTAVALHDAGVLERFGVRLIGANIDAIRSGEDRQAFKDIVAAVGGETARSAICTTVDECLAAAEEFSYPVVVRPSYTLGGAGSGFAHDPAELRRMSADGLAASPTTEVLVEESVLGWKEFELELMRDRADNVVVVCSIENIDPMGVHTGDSVTVAPAMTLTDREYQCMRDMSIAVMRAVGVDAGGCNIQFAVDPATGRLVVIEMNPRVSRSSALASKATGFPIAKISAKLALGYTLDEIPNDITRTTPAAFEPTLDYVVVKVPRFAFEKFPGADTMLTTTMKSVGEAMGVGRSFAEALQKALRSMEQSGLSFTFEPPDRSAAELLDAARTPHDGRLHTVQQALLAGATAAEVTETTGIDPWFVDQIVFINEVAASLARNPEGIRRAKRAGFSDAQLAGLLGTKEDVVRSFRHRAGIRPVYKTVDTCAAEFASETPYHYSSYDSETEVAPSDKPRVIVLGSGPNRIGQGIEFDYACCHAVMALSDAGYETVMVNCNPETVSTDYDTADRLYVEPLTVEDVLEVVHAESQAGPLAGVIVSLGGQTPLGIAAALADAGVPLVGTPPKAIHLAEDRGQFGQVLATAGLPSPPHGVATSYAEARTVADRIGYPVLVRPSYVLGGRGMEIVYDDPMLRDYIERATQISPEHPVLVDRFLDDAVEIDVDALYDGTELYLAGVMEHIEEAGVHSGDSACALPPITLGRSELDRIRESTRLIAEGVGVRGLLNVQYALQSDVLYVLEANPRASRTVPFVSKATAVPLAKAAARVMLGATVPELRAEGLLPEYGDGATLPLDSHISVKEAVLPFGRFRDAGGRGVDTVLGPEMRSTGEVMGIDDGFGTAYAKSQAAAYASLPTYGRVFVSVANRDKRAMIFPIKRLADLGFVVYATEGTADVLRRNGVKAVVLGKHRAPSENLIDCVEMIMSGQIDLVINTPWGVGPRLDGYEIRTACVSAGVPCITTIQGAAACVQGIESLVRGELGVRPLQEYHAALRSTWGTTPEGLPGATSAAGSRAVREPGARPDSGAGSRTGTDADAGSDSGPAGGAPASTVADR; the protein is encoded by the coding sequence ATGCCCAGGCGCGAGGATCTGCGCTCCGTGCTGGTGATCGGCTCCGGGCCGATCGTCATCGGCCAGGCGTGCGAGTTCGACTATTCCGGGACGCAGGCGTGCCGGGTGCTGCGGGCCGAGGGCCTGCGGGTGATCCTGGTCAACAGCAACCCGGCCACGATCATGACGGACCCGGAGATCGCCGACGCGACCTACGTCGAGCCGATCACCCCGGACATCGTCACGAAGATCATCGAACGGGAGCGGCCGGATGCCATCCTGGCCACGATGGGCGGGCAGACCGCGCTGAACACCGCGGTCGCCCTGCACGACGCCGGGGTGCTCGAGCGGTTCGGCGTCCGGCTCATCGGCGCCAACATCGACGCGATCCGCTCCGGCGAGGACCGGCAGGCCTTCAAGGACATCGTCGCCGCCGTCGGCGGCGAGACGGCCCGCAGCGCGATCTGCACGACCGTGGACGAGTGCCTGGCCGCGGCCGAGGAGTTCTCCTACCCGGTCGTGGTGCGCCCGAGCTACACCCTCGGCGGCGCCGGCAGCGGGTTCGCGCACGACCCCGCCGAGCTGCGCCGGATGTCCGCGGACGGGCTGGCGGCCAGCCCGACCACCGAGGTGCTCGTCGAGGAGTCGGTGCTCGGCTGGAAGGAGTTCGAGCTCGAACTGATGCGCGACCGCGCCGACAACGTGGTCGTCGTGTGTTCGATCGAGAACATCGACCCGATGGGCGTGCACACCGGCGACTCGGTGACCGTCGCCCCGGCGATGACCCTGACCGACCGCGAGTACCAGTGCATGCGGGACATGTCGATCGCCGTCATGCGCGCCGTCGGGGTCGACGCGGGCGGCTGCAACATCCAGTTCGCGGTCGACCCGGCCACCGGGCGGCTCGTCGTCATCGAGATGAACCCGCGGGTGTCCCGTTCGTCCGCGCTGGCCTCGAAGGCGACCGGCTTCCCGATCGCGAAGATCTCGGCCAAGCTGGCGCTGGGCTACACCCTCGACGAGATCCCCAACGACATCACCCGCACCACGCCGGCGGCCTTCGAGCCGACCCTCGACTACGTCGTGGTGAAGGTGCCGCGCTTCGCGTTCGAGAAGTTCCCGGGCGCCGACACGATGTTGACCACGACGATGAAGTCCGTCGGGGAGGCGATGGGGGTCGGGCGCAGCTTCGCCGAGGCGCTGCAGAAGGCGCTGCGCTCGATGGAGCAGTCGGGCCTGTCGTTCACCTTCGAACCGCCCGACCGGTCCGCGGCGGAGCTGCTCGACGCGGCCCGCACCCCGCACGACGGGCGGCTGCACACCGTCCAGCAGGCGCTGCTGGCCGGTGCGACGGCCGCCGAGGTGACCGAGACCACCGGCATCGACCCCTGGTTCGTCGACCAGATCGTGTTCATCAACGAGGTCGCCGCGTCGCTGGCCCGCAACCCGGAGGGCATCCGCCGCGCCAAGCGCGCCGGATTCTCCGACGCCCAGCTCGCGGGCCTGCTCGGCACCAAGGAGGACGTGGTCCGGTCGTTCCGGCACCGCGCGGGCATCCGTCCCGTCTACAAGACGGTCGACACCTGCGCCGCCGAGTTCGCCTCGGAGACGCCCTACCACTACTCGTCCTACGACTCCGAGACCGAGGTCGCGCCGAGCGACAAGCCCCGGGTGATCGTGCTCGGCAGCGGGCCGAACCGGATCGGGCAGGGCATCGAGTTCGACTACGCCTGCTGCCACGCCGTGATGGCGCTCTCCGACGCCGGCTACGAGACCGTGATGGTCAACTGCAACCCGGAGACGGTCTCCACCGACTACGACACCGCGGACCGCCTCTACGTCGAGCCGCTGACCGTCGAGGACGTCCTGGAGGTCGTGCACGCCGAGTCGCAGGCGGGGCCGCTGGCCGGGGTGATCGTGTCGCTGGGCGGCCAGACCCCGCTGGGTATCGCCGCCGCGCTCGCCGACGCCGGCGTCCCGCTCGTCGGCACGCCGCCGAAGGCCATCCACCTCGCGGAGGACCGCGGCCAGTTCGGGCAGGTGCTCGCCACCGCCGGCCTGCCCTCGCCGCCGCACGGGGTGGCCACCTCCTACGCCGAGGCGCGCACGGTCGCCGACCGGATCGGCTACCCGGTGCTGGTGCGGCCGTCCTACGTGCTCGGCGGGCGGGGCATGGAGATCGTCTACGACGATCCGATGCTGCGCGACTACATCGAGCGCGCCACCCAGATCTCGCCGGAGCACCCCGTGCTGGTGGACCGCTTCCTCGACGACGCGGTCGAGATCGACGTGGACGCGCTCTACGACGGCACCGAGCTCTACCTCGCGGGCGTGATGGAGCACATCGAGGAGGCCGGGGTGCACTCCGGCGACTCCGCCTGCGCGCTGCCGCCGATCACCCTCGGGCGCTCCGAGCTCGACCGGATTCGCGAGTCCACCCGGCTGATCGCCGAGGGGGTGGGCGTGCGCGGGCTGCTCAACGTGCAGTACGCGCTGCAGTCCGACGTGCTCTACGTGCTGGAGGCCAACCCGCGCGCCTCGCGCACGGTGCCGTTCGTCTCCAAGGCGACGGCCGTGCCGCTGGCCAAGGCCGCGGCCCGGGTGATGCTCGGCGCGACCGTGCCCGAGCTGCGGGCCGAGGGCCTGCTGCCGGAGTACGGCGACGGCGCCACCCTGCCGCTGGACTCGCACATCTCGGTCAAGGAGGCCGTGCTGCCCTTCGGCCGGTTCCGGGACGCGGGCGGGCGCGGGGTGGACACGGTGCTCGGCCCGGAGATGCGCTCCACCGGCGAGGTGATGGGCATCGACGACGGCTTCGGCACCGCGTACGCCAAGTCGCAGGCCGCGGCCTACGCGTCGCTGCCGACCTACGGCCGGGTGTTCGTCTCCGTCGCCAACCGCGACAAGCGAGCGATGATCTTCCCGATCAAACGGCTGGCGGACCTCGGCTTCGTCGTCTACGCGACCGAGGGCACCGCCGACGTGCTGCGGCGCAACGGGGTCAAGGCCGTGGTTCTCGGCAAGCATCGGGCTCCCAGCGAGAACCTCATCGACTGCGTCGAAATGATCATGTCTGGCCAGATCGACCTGGTCATCAACACGCCGTGGGGTGTCGGGCCACGGCTGGACGGCTACGAGATCCGCACCGCCTGCGTCAGCGCCGGGGTGCCCTGCATCACCACCATTCAGGGCGCCGCCGCGTGCGTGCAGGGTATCGAGTCGCTGGTACGGGGCGAACTGGGGGTGCGCCCGCTGCAGGAGTACCACGCGGCCCTGCGGTCGACCTGGGGGACGACCCCCGAGGGGCTGCCCGGAGCGACCTCCGCCGCCGGCTCCCGCGCGGTCCGCGAGCCGGGGGCGCGGCCCGATTCGGGTGCCGGGTCGCGGACCGGCACCGATGCCGATGCCGGGTCGGACTCCGGCCCGGCCGGTGGGGCGCCCGCCTCGACCGTGGCGGACCGGTGA
- the metK gene encoding methionine adenosyltransferase — protein sequence MATRLFTSESVTEGHPDKIADQVSDSILDAMLKDDPKSRVAVETMITTGQVHVAGEVTTKTYVDIASVVRERILEIGYDSSKKGFDGASCGVSVSIGSQSPDIAQGVDTAHEARVEGSTEDDLDRQGAGDQGLMFGFACDETPELMPLPIALAHRLARRLSAVRKDGQVGYLRPDGKTQVTIEYEDGKPVRLDTVVVSSQHAADIDLDTLLAPDVAEYVVEPELALLEISTEGRRLLVNPTGRFEIGGPMGDAGLTGRKIIVDTYGGYARHGGGAFSGKDPSKVDRSAAYAMRWVAKNVVAAGLASRCEVQVAYAIGKAHPVGLFVETFGTGKVPDSQIQDAVTQVFDLRPAAIVRDLDLLRPIYAQTAAYGHFGRPELDFTWEATSRADALSAAVKG from the coding sequence GTGGCGACGCGCCTTTTCACGTCCGAGTCCGTCACGGAAGGACACCCGGACAAGATCGCTGACCAGGTCAGCGACTCCATCCTCGATGCCATGCTCAAGGACGACCCGAAGAGCCGGGTCGCCGTCGAGACCATGATCACCACCGGCCAGGTGCACGTCGCCGGCGAGGTGACCACCAAGACCTACGTCGACATCGCCTCGGTGGTCCGCGAGCGGATCCTGGAGATCGGTTACGACTCCTCCAAGAAGGGCTTCGACGGCGCGTCCTGCGGCGTGAGCGTCTCGATCGGCTCGCAGTCGCCCGATATCGCGCAGGGCGTCGACACCGCGCACGAGGCCCGCGTCGAGGGCTCCACCGAGGACGACCTCGACCGTCAGGGCGCCGGTGACCAGGGCCTGATGTTCGGGTTCGCCTGCGACGAGACCCCCGAGCTCATGCCGCTGCCGATCGCCCTGGCGCACAGGCTCGCCCGGCGGCTGTCCGCCGTCCGCAAGGACGGCCAGGTCGGCTACCTGCGTCCGGACGGCAAGACCCAGGTCACCATCGAGTACGAGGACGGCAAGCCGGTCCGGCTGGACACGGTCGTCGTCTCCTCGCAGCACGCCGCCGACATCGACCTCGACACCCTGCTCGCGCCCGACGTCGCCGAGTACGTCGTGGAGCCGGAGCTCGCCCTCCTCGAGATCAGCACCGAGGGTCGCCGTCTGCTGGTGAACCCGACCGGCCGCTTCGAGATCGGTGGCCCCATGGGCGACGCCGGCCTCACCGGCCGCAAGATCATCGTTGACACCTACGGCGGGTACGCCCGGCATGGCGGCGGCGCCTTCTCGGGCAAGGACCCGTCCAAGGTCGACCGCTCGGCCGCCTACGCCATGCGCTGGGTCGCCAAGAACGTCGTGGCCGCGGGCCTGGCCAGCCGCTGTGAGGTCCAGGTCGCCTACGCGATCGGCAAGGCCCACCCGGTCGGTCTGTTCGTCGAGACCTTCGGCACGGGCAAGGTGCCGGACTCGCAGATCCAGGACGCCGTCACCCAGGTCTTCGACCTCCGCCCGGCCGCGATCGTGCGGGACCTCGACCTGCTGCGCCCGATCTACGCGCAGACCGCCGCCTACGGGCACTTCGGCCGTCCCGAGCTGGACTTCACCTGGGAGGCGACCTCCCGGGCCGACGCGCTCTCGGCCGCCGTCAAGGGCTGA
- the coaBC gene encoding bifunctional phosphopantothenoylcysteine decarboxylase/phosphopantothenate--cysteine ligase CoaBC, translating to MGVTGADPAGPPRRPRVVLGVSGGIASYKAVEVLRQLTESGHDVRVVPTAAALRFVGEVTWAALSGQPVVTDLFTDAEDVAHVRVGREADLVLIVPATADLMARAAAGRADDLLTGTLLTATCPVLFAPAMHTEMWQHPATRANVALLRERGALVLEPAVGRLTGADSGPGRLPEPAEIAAVARAVLARGRDGVRPDLAGRHVLVSAGGTREYLDPVRFLGNASSGRQGYALARAAVARGAAVTVVAANVALPDVAGATTVPVGSAAQLRDAVHAAAPRADVVIMSAAVADFRPATEHKYKIKKESAAPDAIELIRNPDVLAELVANRRPGQVLVGFAAETGGPDAGVLDLARAKLARKPVDLLVVNRVGSGLGFEVEQNSAVLLDGSGGAAEIPLTSKDLLAHQVLDRIVGALRDRTRPVRVPLSEPR from the coding sequence GTGGGGGTGACCGGCGCCGACCCGGCCGGGCCGCCGCGGCGGCCGCGGGTCGTGCTCGGCGTGTCCGGCGGCATCGCCTCGTACAAGGCCGTCGAGGTGCTGCGCCAGCTGACCGAGTCCGGCCACGACGTCCGCGTCGTGCCGACCGCCGCGGCGCTGCGCTTCGTCGGTGAAGTCACCTGGGCGGCGCTGTCCGGCCAGCCGGTGGTGACCGACCTGTTCACCGACGCGGAGGACGTGGCGCACGTCCGGGTCGGGCGGGAAGCCGACCTGGTGCTGATCGTGCCCGCCACCGCGGACCTGATGGCGCGGGCCGCGGCGGGGCGGGCGGACGACCTGCTCACCGGCACGTTGCTCACCGCCACCTGCCCGGTGCTCTTCGCTCCCGCCATGCACACCGAGATGTGGCAGCACCCGGCGACCCGGGCCAACGTCGCCCTGCTCCGCGAGCGGGGCGCCCTCGTGCTGGAGCCGGCCGTCGGCCGGCTGACCGGCGCCGACTCCGGGCCGGGTCGGCTGCCGGAGCCCGCCGAGATCGCCGCGGTCGCCCGGGCGGTCCTCGCCCGTGGGCGCGACGGCGTGCGGCCCGACCTCGCCGGCCGCCACGTGCTCGTCAGCGCCGGCGGCACCCGCGAGTACCTCGACCCGGTGCGCTTCCTCGGCAACGCCTCCAGCGGGCGGCAGGGGTACGCCCTAGCCCGCGCGGCGGTGGCCCGCGGCGCGGCGGTCACCGTCGTGGCCGCCAACGTCGCCCTGCCCGACGTGGCCGGCGCGACCACGGTGCCGGTGGGCTCGGCGGCCCAGTTGCGCGACGCGGTGCACGCCGCCGCCCCGCGCGCCGACGTCGTGATCATGTCGGCGGCGGTCGCCGACTTCCGGCCCGCCACCGAGCACAAATACAAGATCAAGAAGGAGTCGGCGGCGCCGGACGCCATCGAGCTGATCCGTAACCCGGACGTTCTGGCCGAGCTTGTCGCGAACCGCCGGCCCGGTCAGGTGCTGGTCGGGTTCGCGGCCGAGACGGGCGGACCCGACGCCGGGGTCCTCGACCTCGCCCGGGCGAAGCTCGCCCGCAAGCCGGTGGACCTGCTGGTGGTGAACCGGGTCGGGTCCGGGCTGGGATTCGAGGTGGAGCAGAACAGTGCCGTCCTCCTCGACGGCTCGGGCGGAGCGGCGGAGATCCCGCTGACCAGCAAGGATCTTCTCGCCCACCAGGTTCTCGACCGGATTGTCGGCGCACTGCGCGATCGAACCCGGCCGGTGCGAGTACCCCTGAGCGAACCTCGGTAA
- the mihF gene encoding integration host factor, actinobacterial type, protein MTLPPLTPEQRAAALEKAALARKQRAELKERLKKGEISLAAVLELADSDEIVGKMKVSAVLESLPGVGRVRAQKIRERLGISPTRRLRGLGAKQRAALLEEFGTGA, encoded by the coding sequence GTGACCCTGCCGCCCCTGACGCCTGAGCAGAGGGCCGCCGCCCTCGAGAAAGCCGCGCTGGCCCGTAAGCAGCGCGCCGAACTCAAGGAGCGGTTGAAGAAGGGGGAGATCAGTCTTGCCGCCGTTCTCGAGCTGGCGGACAGCGATGAGATCGTCGGCAAGATGAAGGTTTCCGCGGTCTTGGAGTCGCTTCCCGGAGTGGGCCGTGTTCGGGCCCAGAAGATCCGGGAGCGACTCGGTATCAGCCCGACCCGCCGCTTGCGCGGGCTCGGGGCCAAGCAGCGTGCCGCGCTCCTCGAGGAGTTCGGCACGGGCGCCTGA
- the gmk gene encoding guanylate kinase, with amino-acid sequence MGLTVLSGPSGVGKGTVVAAVRRLHPEVWVSVSVTTRAPRPGETDGVEYHFADAEEFAHMVKVGEFVEHAMFAGHAYGTPRGPLEERLAQGVPCLLEIELQGARQVRSAMPGARFVFLAPPTWDELVRRLTGRGTEAPDVVRRRLDRARIELAAETEFDEVVVNDEVTAAAAKLVGLMTGRPRDAHRAADVS; translated from the coding sequence ATGGGACTGACCGTGTTGTCGGGGCCGTCCGGAGTAGGGAAGGGCACGGTCGTCGCCGCCGTCCGCCGGCTGCACCCCGAGGTGTGGGTGTCGGTGAGCGTGACGACGCGAGCGCCACGGCCGGGCGAGACGGACGGCGTCGAGTACCACTTCGCCGACGCGGAGGAGTTCGCCCACATGGTCAAGGTGGGGGAGTTCGTCGAGCACGCGATGTTCGCGGGGCACGCCTATGGCACTCCTCGGGGACCGCTCGAGGAGCGGCTGGCACAGGGCGTTCCCTGCCTGCTGGAGATCGAGCTGCAGGGCGCCCGGCAGGTCCGGTCGGCGATGCCGGGCGCCCGGTTCGTCTTCCTCGCCCCACCCACCTGGGACGAGCTCGTCCGTCGCCTCACCGGTCGGGGCACCGAGGCACCCGATGTGGTCCGTCGGCGCCTCGACCGGGCCCGCATCGAGCTGGCGGCCGAGACGGAGTTCGACGAGGTCGTGGTGAACGACGAGGTCACGGCCGCGGCCGCGAAGCTGGTCGGGCTGATGACCGGTCGCCCGCGCGACGCGCACCGCGCGGCGGACGTCTCGTGA